The genomic segment GACTAGTATATATAAAAATAAATCCGGAGGATTTTATAATGACACAAGCAAACTTTGGTGTTGTCGGAATGGCTGTTATGGGGAAAAATCTTGCCCTTAACGTTGAGTCACGTGGCTATACTGTTGCTCTTTTCAATCGGACAACTTCAAAAACAGAAGAAGTCGTTGCCGAACATCCAGACAAGAATTTTGTTCTCACAAAAACAGTTGAAGAATTTGTAGCAGCCATCGAAAAACCTCGTCGTATCATGCTAATGGTACAAGCAGGTAACGCTACCGATGCGACAATTAAGTCACTTTTGCCTCACTTGGATAAAGGTGATATTCTAATTGATGGTGGGAATACACATTTCCCAGATACAATGCGACGTAATGCGGAACTGGCCGATTCAGGAATTAACTTTATTGGGACAGGTGTTTCAGGGGAGAAAAAGGTGCTTTAGAAGGACCTTCAATCATGCCGGGAGGTCAAAGAGAAGCGTATGAACTTGTTGCTCCGATTCTTGAAGAAATCTCTGCTAAAGCTCCACAAGATGGCGCACCATGTGTGGCTTATATGGGTCCAAATGGAGCAGGTCACTATGTGAAAATGGTTCATAATGGAATCGAATATGGTGATATGCAACTTATTGCAGAGTCATATGATCTTCTGAAACGTGTGATTGGACTTGATAATGCTGAGATTCAAGCTATTTTTGAAGAATGGAATGAAGGAGAGCTTGATAGCTATCTCATTGAAATCACTAAAGAAGTATTGAAGCGTAAGGACGACGAAGATACGGACAATTATATTGTTGACGTTATTCTTGACAAAGCGGGGAATAAGGGAACAGGTAAATGGACATCACAATCTGCACTTGACCTCGGTGTTCCATTGCCATTGATTACCGAATCAGTATTTGCTCGTTTCATCTCAACTTATAAAGACGAACGCGTGAAAGCAAGCAGTATTTTGTCTGGACCTACAGCAAATTTCTCAGGCGATAAGAAAGAAGTTGTTGAAAAAATCCGTCAAGCGCTATATTTCTCAAAAATCATGAGTTATGCTCAAGGCTTTGCCCAGCTTCGTCAAGCCTCTAAAGAGTACGATTGGGATCTTCCATATGCTACCATTGCACAAATCTGGCGTGCTGGATGTATCATTCGTGCAGAATTTCTGCAAAATATTACTGATGCCTTTAATAAAGATAATGCTCTTGAAAATCTTTTGCTTGATGACTACTTCATTGACATCACAAAACGTTATCAAGAATCTGTCCGTGATGTTGTAACACTTGCTGTTCAATCTGGTATTCCTGTACCAACATTCACATCAGCTATCAGCTATTATGATAGTTACCGTTCGGCAAATCTTCCAGCTAACTTGATTCAAGCACAACGTGATTACTTTGGTGCACATACTTATGAACGTACAGATCGTCCTGGAATTTTCCACTACGACTGGTATACAGAAGACTAAAAATAGACTCCTTTTGGAGTCTTTTTTCTTTTATAATTTTGGAAATCTGATGTCTGAGAGAAAATATGCTACAATGAATGAGTGAAGTGCGAAGTTTTTAAATTACTTCCGAAATAAATAAAATAAGCACAATGGGTACTGACAATGATAAAAAATTCTGTCAGTTGAGAAAGACCATCAGACCTGATCAGGTTAATACTTGCGTAGGGATGTGTATGTATTTCCAAAGGATATTTCTTTTAAACTATTATTTGGAAAATCATTTTTCTCTTTTTAATTATCCCTCCTTGTGCAAACAAAGGAGTTTTTTTATGTCTATTTTGACACAAATTCAAAAAGTAAAACCGTTAGTGTTGAACCTTGCAAATCAAGTCACCACGCAAAGAGTAGCTGACGTCATAAGTTTTTTGGGTGCATCACCTTTAATGACAAAGGAAATTCAAGAAATTGAGTCTTTACTTACTATTGCGGATGCCCTAGTAGTCAATATTGGAACAATCAGTGAAGCTGATGGACCAATATTTCTTAAAGCTTGTCAATTGGCAAATCAAATGAATAAACCGATAGTTTTAGACCCTGTTGCAGTTAATGTTCCTTACCGTGCAAGTGTAGTCAACCAACTGTTAAATGCTGTAAGTTTTGACATTATCCGCGGCAACGCAGCAGAGATTGCTTGGTTTGCTGACAAAAAAGTTGTCAGTAAAGGAATTGATGCACTAGAGCTGACAGTAAGTCCAGAAAATGCAAAAATTGCTGCAAAAAGAACGGGAGCGATTATTGTCCAAACAGGGAAAACGGATGTTGTTACTGACGGAAATAAAGTCTTATTTGTCAGTACTGACAGCCCACTTTTTAAGGTAAATGTAGGGTGTGGCGATATGTTATCAGCGACAATTGGAACTTTTGTGGCAGTATCAGATAATCTTATCCAATCTGCTTATGAAGCAACGAAATTTTTTGGCGAAGCAGGAGTGCGGGCTACAGAGGATGTTCAGAATTTACCAGGAATGTTCATAAATGCATTTCTTGATGAAATTTATCAAAAAGCAAGAGAGGCAAAATAAAAAGTGGAAGATTTACAGGTTTCACCAGAGCGAAGAACGGCAGGAGCATGGGATTCATTCGCAACATGGGTTAATGCAAATGCGAATAATGGTACTTGGTTTACAGGCGGTGTAATAGCTGCGGCAGGTGTGTGGACAGCATCGGTTGATTTAGTTATTGTTGGATTGATGTCTTACGCTTTTTTATCTATTGCAGCATATATGGGCTATAAAACAGGTTTACCCGCGATGTATTTGACTCGACCTTCGTTTGGAGTTCGAGGTTCAGTTTTACCTTCAATGATTAACATTATTCAATTTATGGGTTGGGCAGCGGCAAACACATTTATTGCGGCAGTGTCAATGGCTATGATGCTCAATGCCTTATTCAAATTTCCAGCAATCAATTCGAATAATGCTTACATCAGCATTGGTACAGGAATCTTTATTATGATGATTTTACACCTTTTATCTGTATCTATGGGAGAAAAATCAATTCGAATATTGGAACGTTTTGGGATTTGGTTGATTTATATTTTAGTGCTTTGGGAAATGATTGTTGTTTTTCATGATTTTTCTTGGCATCAGTTGATAAATTGGAAGCCAGCAATAAATATCAAAATGTCTTCTGGAAAAGTTATTGATACATTGGCAGTTTTTAATCTTGGGTGGGCAATGGCTGGTTCAGATTTTTCAAGATTTGCTAAAAATAAAAAAGCAGCACTTGCAGTATCCTTTATCGGTGTAAATATAGGAACATGGTGGTTCGCTTCAATCGGTATGTTTTCTACGATTGCGATGGCTTTAAGTTTGAACAACTTCAATCCAGAAAATTCAGATCCATCTGTTGTTGCAACAAAACTTGGTCTAGGCTTGGTGGCATTATTAGTTATTGTTATCACATCAACTACCTCAAATGCAGTCAGCCTGTTAGCAGCAGGTTCAGCTTATAACAATATCTTTAAGAGAACAAGTTTCAATCGTTCATTGGTTATTGTAACCATTCTTGCTTCATTGATTTCATTTATCCCACTTATCATCAATAGTTTTTTAGCAAGTTTTACCGCATTTCTTTCGGTAATTGGGATGACAATGATTCCTGTGATTCCTATTTTTTTGATTGATTTTTATATCCTTAACAATCAAAAATATGATATTTCAGCATTGGATAAAGCAGGTGGAGTCTATTGGTACAATAAAGGAATTAACTGGATTGCTGTCATTTCTTGGGGAATTGGTGTACTTGCTTATAACTTATTTCAACGATGGACAATGGTGAGTGATGTTATTGGAGCAAGTTTTGAAAGTTTGATTTTAGCAGGTTTCAGTTACTTTTTGTTGACAAAAACACTTAGAAAGTAGGACAATAATGATAGAAGTACCACAAGTAGTGACAATCGCAGGGATTGATTCGAGCGGTGGCGCTGGTATTAATGCAGATACTAAAACATTTCATAATCAAAAAGTTTATGCTGCGACAATTGTCACAGGACTGACGGCACAAAATACCTATGGTGTGCAAAATATTGCTCCTAGCCATCCAGAATTTATTCTTTCACAATTTGATTCTGTATTCTCTGATCTAGAGATTTCTGCAGCGAAAACGGGAGCATTGTTCGGTAAAGCTCAAGTTGAAGCAGTTATTGAGGGACTGAAAAAATACAAAGTCAATCATCTCATCGTTGATCCTGTAATGATAGCAAAAGGAGGAGCAAGATTATTATCTAATGATGCAATAGAGCTCATCAAAAAGGAGTTGCTTCCTTTGGCAGAGGTCATCATTCCAAATATAGAAGAAGCTGAAGTAATGGTTGGCTATAAGATTGAAAATCGCCAAGCACTTATTTGCGCTTTAAAAAATTTACAGAGGATGGGCGCTAAAAATGTACTAATCAAAGGAGGACATACAGACAGTGAAGTTGTGTCAGATGTTTTACTGACAGGAGATGGAAAAATAAGTCATTATGATTCAAAAAGAATAATGACAAGCCGAACGCATGGTACAGGAGATACTTTGTCGTCTTATATTACAGCTCACCTTGCCCAAGGAGAGACATTGATTGAGATAATGCCCAAGGCAAAAGCCTTTATTCTGGCTACGATTAAGGAAACGATTCATGTAGGACATGGGCATGGTCCACTGAATCATTGGGTGAACACAGATGAATAAAGAATTTTTAAGATGCTATTTCATTGCGGGACCACAAAATTTTCCAGGATTATCTATCTGGGAAGCGCAAGAAAAAATTGTTTTAATCATGAAAAGTGGTGTAACTGCTTATCAATTTAGAGATAAAGGTACAGTTTATCAAAATGATAGACAGCGCCTAGAATTAGCCCAAAGCCTGAGAGACACAGCAAGAAAACTTGGAATTCCTTTCATAGTAAATGATGATGTTGGTTTGGCAATAACACTAAAAGCTGATGGAGTTCATTTAGGACAAAATGATGAAAAATTGAGTGATGCAAGACAAAAAGTTGGGCGTTCAATGATTATTGGACTTTCAGTCAATAATGCTACAGAGTTGGCCAAAGCTCAAGAGAGTCAAGCAGATTACTTAGGAGTTGGACCAGTTTACCCAACATTAACCAAGACAGATGCAACTCATCCCATTGGTGTGCAAGAATTAGGAAAAATGATGCCTCAAAACCATCTTCCAATTGTGGGGATAGGAGGTATTGGGTTATCAGTCTTACCAGAGCTTGTTCACATAGGGATTGATGGTATAGCAGTAATTTCTCTTTTAACGGGTTCAAATCATCCTGATACAGTGGCGAAAACAGTGCTAGATACATTTAAAGCCCACTAATAGGATAACTAAACGTTTTCACAGGATTTTTCAGTCCGATCTGATTATTTTCTGATATAATGTCAATAAGCTAAAATGACGTCAAAATCATTTTAGCTTATTCCTTTTTTACTGAAGAAAGTTGAGGAAACTCAAGTGAATCAAGCACACAATAGGTCGTTTAACAAAGCAACCACAGCTGGCTTTATTATTGCTCTAGGGATTGTTTATGGCGATATTGGGACGAGTCCCTTATACACGATGCAGTCTATTGTCGAAAGTCAAGGTGGACTTGAGAATATTTCCAAATCGTTTATTGTTGGTGTAATTTCCCTGATTATTTGGACGCTGACACTCATCACAACGATAAAGTATGTACTAGTAGCACTTAGAGCTGATAATAATCATGAAGGCGGAATTTTCTCATTATTTACCTTAGTTCGTAAGTATGCTAAGTGGTTGATTATTCCTGCAATGATTGGTGGGGCAACATTACTTTCCGATGGAGCATTAACGCCAGCAGTAACAGTTACCTCAGCAGTTGAAGGTTTGAGGGCAATTCCAGCTTTCCAAGATGTTTTCAAAGGACAACAAACGCCAATTATTATTATAACGCTGATTATTTTAGCTATTTTATTTTTAATTCAACGTTTTGGTACAGCGATTGTAGGGCGCGTGTTCGGCCCTGTTATGTTTGCATGGTTTAGCTTTCTTGGTGTTACTGGCTTAATCAATTTGTTTAATGATTTCTCCATTTTGCAAGCTATTAATCCGTATTGGGCAATTCACCTTCTCTTTAGTCCAGAAAATAAATCAGGAGTGTTTATTCTTGGTTCAGTTTTTCTTGCAACAACTGGTGCAGAGGCCCTGTATTCTGATTTAGGTCATGTTGGACGTGGGAATATCTATGTTAGTTGGCCATTTGTTAAAGTTTGTATTATCTTGAGTTACTGTGGTCAGGCAGCTTGGTTATTAAAAAATAGAGGGGAGTCATTAGGAGATGTGAATCCTTTCTTTGCAGTATTACCACATCATATTATGATTTTCGCAGTTATATTGGCTACATTTGCAGCAATTATTGCATCTCAAGCCTTGATCTCTGGCTCATTCACATTAGTTTCAGAAGCGATTCGTTTAAAAATATTGCCAATGCTTAAAATTTATTATCCGGGTCAAACTTTAGGGCAGTTATATATTCCAGGTGTTAATTTGGCTTTGTGGATGGCCTCTAGTTTCATTGTATTATATTTCCGTACATCAGCCCATATGGAAGCAGCTTACGGACTGGCTATTACAGTCACAATGTTAATGACTACAATATTATTGACCTTCTATCTTTCTCACCAGTTAGCAAGACGGTCGATTGCCATTTTGTTCTTTGTTTCTTTTGTTCTCATCGAAGGAATGTTCTTTATCGCTTCTGCAGTGAAGTTCTTGCATGGAGGATATGTTGTTGTTATATTTGCAGTTATGATTCTGTTTGTTATGTCTATCTGGCACAAGGCAAATGAAATTGTGTTTAAGTATATCAAATCGCTTAATATTAATGACTATAAACAGCAAATAAAGTCATTGCGGGATGATGAATCATATGATCTCTATCAAACGAATGTGGTTTATTTGACGAATCGGATGGATGGAGAGATGATTGACCGTTCAATTTTGTACTCAATCTTGGATAAACGTCCGAAACGAGCAGAGGTTTATTGGTTTGTTCATGTAAATGTAACGGATGAACCTTGGACTGCAGAGTATGAGGTAGATATGCTAGATACTGACTATATTGTCAAAGTTAATCTTTATCTTGGATTTCGACAACGTCAAGAAGTGCCACGATATTTGCGTACAATTGTGACAAATCTGATGAAATCTGGACGTTTACCCGAACAAAATCAGAAATACTCCATTACTAAAGGACGGAGAGTGGGAGATTTTCGTTTTGTAGTTATTGAAGAAAGGATGACTAATGCACGTCAAATGTCAGATTTTGACCGCTTTGTACTAAGAACAAAATCCACAATAAAGAATGTCACGGCATCGCCTGTACGCTGGTTTGGACTGCAATTTTCCGAAGTTTCTATTGAGAAAGTACCGCTGGTCTTATCGGATGTACGTAATTTGGAGATTATTGAACGTATTATTCCCCAAGTGCCAGAAAATGATTAATAGAGTTTTTGATGAAGTCTTAAATGATAAATGAAAGAACTGTGCAGATTTATGCACAGTTCTTTGAAATAAATGATGAGCTTAAGTTCAAACTGCAAAAATAAGAGGCTTTCTGATATAATATGGTTAGCTAAAGGGGATAAATAAATTCACTATTAGTTAGTTACTATTTGTAATGTAAGAAAGTTGAGGAAATTAAGAATTGAGTCATCCACGCAATAAGTCGTTTAATAAAGCGAGTGCAGCTGGCTTTATTATTGCATTAGGTATTGTCTATGGTGATATTGGGACAAGCCCTCTTTATGCCATGCAAGCAATTGTCAGAGGACAAGGGGGATTGGAAAATATATCTCAAAACTTTGTTCTGGGTGCAGTTTCACTTGTTATTTGGACATTGACGATGATTACTACGGTTAAATACGTACTTGTGGCTTTGAAAGCGGACAATCATCATGAGGGAGGGATTTTCTCACTTTTTACTCTTGTGCATCGCATGAGAAAATGGTTAGTTATTCCTGCAATGATTGGTGGTGCTACGTTGTTAGCCGATGGAGCACTGACTCCTGCTGTAACAGTTACTTCTGCGATTGAAGGATTACGAGGAGTGCCTAGTCTTACTCATATTTATTCAGACCAAACAGCGGTTATCATCACAACAATGATTATCCTTGCTTTTTTGTTCTTGATTCAGAGATTTGGGACAAGTCTTGTGGGGCGTTTGTTTGGACCAATCATGCTTTTGTGGTTTGGTTTTCTTGGTGTAAGTGGACTTCTTAACTCATTTTTGGATTTATCTATTTTAAAAGCAGTAAATCCTTATTATGCGATTCATTTGTTACTCAGCCCTGAAAATAAAGCTGGTTTCTTTATTCTTGGTTCTATTTTCTTGGTTACTACGGGGGCTGAAGCGCTGTATTCAGACTTGGGGCACGTTGGTCGTGGAAATATCTATTTCAGTTGGCCTTTTGTTAAGGTATGTATTATCTTATCTTATTGTGGACAGGGGGCTTGGCTTCTTGCGCACCGTGGCGAAAGTTATGAGCAGTTAAATCCTTTCTTTGCTATTTTGCCACAACCTTTGGTTGTTTATGCTGTTATACTAGCAACACTTGCTGCGATTATTGCTTCTCAAGCTTTGATTTCTGGTTCATTTACGTTAGTTTCAGAAGCTATTCGTTTGAAATTGTTGCCTTTACTTAAAATTTATTATCCAGGACAAACACTAGGACAACTCTATATTCCTGCAATTAATCTTGCTTTGTGGGTAACAACATCATTTTTTGTGCTGTATTTTAGAACTTCTGAACATATGGAAGCGGCTTATAGCCTTGCTATTACAATCACTATGTTGATGACTACAACTCTTTTGACTTATTTCTTAATTCAAAAAGGAATACCTAAAATTGCTGTTGCCCTTGTGGCAGTGGTTCTGTTTGTTATTGAAGGTTCGTTCTTCGCGGCTTCTTTAGTTCAATTTATTCATGGTGCATATATTGTTGTACTGATTGCTCTGCTTATCATTTTTGTGATGTTTATTTGGAGTAAATCCCATAAAATTGTTCTGAAATACATTAAATCACTGAATATCAATGATTATAAAAAGCAACTAAATACGCTACGTCATGATGAATCTTATGACCTTTATCAGACTAATGTGGTTTATTTGACAAGTCGAATGGACCATGAATGGATTGACCGTTCAATCTTATATTCAATTTTGGATAAACGTCCAAAACGAGCAGAAGTTTATTGGTTTGTTAATGTGAAGGTTACTGATGAGCCTTATACTTCTGAGTATAAAGTCGATATGTTGGGGACGGACTTTATCGTTCGGGTTAATTTGTATTTAGGTTTCCGTATGCGTCAAGAAGTACCACGCTATTTGCGGACTATTGTGACTGACTTAATGGAGTCGGGTCGCTTGCCACAGCAACATCAGCATTATAGTATTACACCAGGTCGAAAAGTCGGAGATTTCCGTTTTGTCGTGGTAGAAGAAAAATTGATGAATGCGCGGCAAATGCCTGGTTTTGAACGATTTGTACTTCAAACTAAAGCACAAATTAAAAAAATTACAGCTTCACCAGTACGTTGGTTCGGTCTTCAGTTTTCTGAGGTAACGGTGGAAACTGTGCCATTGGTTCTATCAGATGTTCGTAATCTAGAAATTCATGAACGCCTAGAGCAAACAGAGACTGAGCCGACTCAATGAGTCTATAAATAAAAAGAGCGATAAGCTCTTTTTATTTTATTTGGGAATTAGCATTTTTGTGGAACGCTTCTTTAAAAAGGTTCGTTTATACTAGTTCATCTTTAAGTTTTATTAGAAAATTATTAGATGAACTGCAGATATACTGCCTTGTGATTCGACTAGCAAGTCTACTTGCGTAGCAAGAGCTATTTCGCTTTCCGACTTTAGTCAGTTGCTACTGCGACTAGGTGCTTTGCCTTTTGCTCTTGCTGCTTTTGCAGCTAAGCAAACGGACAGCGGTTGCATAGACCGTTCGCAGAACAGCGTGCGAAGCACGTAGCACCCATAGCGAGCGTGGACAGCGAAGCAACGAAGTTGCGTAGATAGTAAAATCGACAGCGTAACGAAGTGAAGATAGAGCGAATGGACACTTGGGATATGGACAGCGGAGCGAAACAGAGATAACTTTTAAATGACACGCTTAAAAGTTGAACAGTATTAATAATTTCCTGTAAAAATGATTGTTTTTAAGGAGCAATACGTTTTCTGGCAGCTCTTTTACGCCCATTGTCAATCATTTGTTTTTTCTCTTTGATTGGATTGATGACTTGGGATTTTATACAGAGTGCGCCAGCGGTAAGAGCGATAAGCGTGAATGCTTTTCCTGCGACGAAACCTGTGATGAATGATTTATTGTGCATAATAGTTCCTCCAAATTTTGTTTAACGTGCAAGCCTTTTTCGAATCGCTTTTTTATGTCTTTCCATATTTGGAATATCTGCTGAAACTTGTGACATTTCTGGAAGATAACCTTTGTGTTTTGCGACGAGAAGAGTGGTTCCTGCGATAGTGATTTCGATGGCTTTTCCAATGAGATAGCCTTTGAGTAACTTATTCATAAAGTTCCTTTCTGTTTGTTTCTTATAATTTATATTTTGTTATATTATTATTATAAGCTAAAGATTTTAAAATGGATAATAATATGATGAAAAAATGAGATTGATGAGCTTTCAATAAAAATTAACTGGTTAAGGTTCAGATGGGCTTGGTGTGGTACGATGGAGGGAGTTGGTAAAAAACAATAAATTCATAAAAAAGAAAGAAGGTAGAAACTGCGATGACAATTACTGGTGTAAAGATTGACAAAAAGTTTATGAAGGACTTATTTATTCTGATCATGGGTGTGGGACTTTATGTTTTATCTGTTCAGATGTTCGTTATTCCCAATTTTTTGGCGAGTAATGGTGTAGCTGGAGTCTCTGTATTGATGGACTTTGTTTTTGGTGTCAATCCTGCCTTAACTTTTTTTCTTGTTAATATTCCGCTTTTTCTTTTTGGATGGCGTTTACTTGCACCGCGGGTGTTGTTATTAAGTATTCCTGGGGCTTTGTCAATGAGTTTGTGGTTGCTTTTATATGAGGCTTTAGGTGTTTCTGGAATTGAGTTTTCGCATATTATTTTTGCTGGAATAAGTGATGGAATTCTCTCGGGGATTGGTGCAGGATTAGTTATTATTTCTGAAGGGACATTTGGCGGTTCAATTTTGCTGAGTCGAATTTTGGAAGAACAATGGAATTTTAAGATTGATAAGGTGTTGTTTATGGTGGATGTTGTTGTACTGGGACTATCACTTTTGACTTATCTTGCGCTTCCTAATTTTGCGGTGACTTTATTATCTTGCTATATATTTAGCAAGGTGACCTTAATTGTAGGGCGTCCTGAATATCGTAAAGGATTGGTTTTAAAGGGTAAAAAAGTTTACAAAAAAGTTTTTGCGGCTTGAAGGTTAATGGAAAAAGAATAAGGTAGTGTTGTATAGTGGAGATAGTGTTACTTTATCCTCTGACTAAGAGGCGGAAACTGATTTTGATAAAAAATGTAAAGTGATTGAACATGGTTCAATTGCTTTTTTGATAGGATGTTTGAATTTATTGTCGAAATCTGAAATAATAAAGTCTAGTGATTGTAAAAGTTGACGAATTGACAAAAAATTAGTTTGCTTCATCCTAATATTTTAATGTGTTGAGTGGTAAATAGGATTAGATATAAAAGTGAGAATTTAATAATAGAGTGATGAAAAATAAAGTTTTAGTTATTGTAGGACCTACGGCGGTAGGAAAAACGTTGCTGGGGATTCAACTTGCGAAAAAGATGAATGGTGAGATTATTTCTGGAGATTCGCAACAAGTTTATCGAGGACTAGATATTGGCACTGCAAAAGCAACACGTGATGAACAGCGGTTAGCGAGACATCATTTGATTGATATTCGTGATTTAACAGAAAATTTTTCTGCTCATGATTTTGTTGTTGCGGCCAATCAGAAGATTGCACAGCTCTTGAAAGAGGAGAAAGTTCCTATCATTGTTGGCGGAACGGGACTTTATATTCAAGCACTGGTAGAGGGCTATCATCTTGGAGGACAAGAAAATCATGAAGCAATGATGGAACTTCGTGAGCATTTGTCAGTACTGACAGACGAAGAATTGTTTGCCAAAATTAAGAAAAATGGGTTGCGAATTCCTGAAATGAATCGTAGGCGTGCAATTCGTGCGTTAGAATTGGAAAAATTTGGTGCAAGTAAAGAAAAAAATGTAGCACCAGTTTATGATTTTTGCTTGATTGGTTTAAATGCAGATCGGAGTGTGCTTTATCAACGGATAAATCAACGTGTGGATTGCATGATAAATGCGGGTGTGCTTAATGAGGCACGTCATTTATTTGAGGATTATCCAGAAGTTCAGGCTGCAAAAGGGATTGGTTATAAAGAATTTTTCCCTTATTTTGCTGGAGAAATGGGTTTAGAAGAGGCAGTCGAGCT from the Lactococcus allomyrinae genome contains:
- the thiM gene encoding hydroxyethylthiazole kinase, with the translated sequence MSILTQIQKVKPLVLNLANQVTTQRVADVISFLGASPLMTKEIQEIESLLTIADALVVNIGTISEADGPIFLKACQLANQMNKPIVLDPVAVNVPYRASVVNQLLNAVSFDIIRGNAAEIAWFADKKVVSKGIDALELTVSPENAKIAAKRTGAIIVQTGKTDVVTDGNKVLFVSTDSPLFKVNVGCGDMLSATIGTFVAVSDNLIQSAYEATKFFGEAGVRATEDVQNLPGMFINAFLDEIYQKAREAK
- a CDS encoding cytosine permease codes for the protein MEDLQVSPERRTAGAWDSFATWVNANANNGTWFTGGVIAAAGVWTASVDLVIVGLMSYAFLSIAAYMGYKTGLPAMYLTRPSFGVRGSVLPSMINIIQFMGWAAANTFIAAVSMAMMLNALFKFPAINSNNAYISIGTGIFIMMILHLLSVSMGEKSIRILERFGIWLIYILVLWEMIVVFHDFSWHQLINWKPAINIKMSSGKVIDTLAVFNLGWAMAGSDFSRFAKNKKAALAVSFIGVNIGTWWFASIGMFSTIAMALSLNNFNPENSDPSVVATKLGLGLVALLVIVITSTTSNAVSLLAAGSAYNNIFKRTSFNRSLVIVTILASLISFIPLIINSFLASFTAFLSVIGMTMIPVIPIFLIDFYILNNQKYDISALDKAGGVYWYNKGINWIAVISWGIGVLAYNLFQRWTMVSDVIGASFESLILAGFSYFLLTKTLRK
- the thiD gene encoding bifunctional hydroxymethylpyrimidine kinase/phosphomethylpyrimidine kinase — encoded protein: MIEVPQVVTIAGIDSSGGAGINADTKTFHNQKVYAATIVTGLTAQNTYGVQNIAPSHPEFILSQFDSVFSDLEISAAKTGALFGKAQVEAVIEGLKKYKVNHLIVDPVMIAKGGARLLSNDAIELIKKELLPLAEVIIPNIEEAEVMVGYKIENRQALICALKNLQRMGAKNVLIKGGHTDSEVVSDVLLTGDGKISHYDSKRIMTSRTHGTGDTLSSYITAHLAQGETLIEIMPKAKAFILATIKETIHVGHGHGPLNHWVNTDE
- the thiE gene encoding thiamine phosphate synthase is translated as MNKEFLRCYFIAGPQNFPGLSIWEAQEKIVLIMKSGVTAYQFRDKGTVYQNDRQRLELAQSLRDTARKLGIPFIVNDDVGLAITLKADGVHLGQNDEKLSDARQKVGRSMIIGLSVNNATELAKAQESQADYLGVGPVYPTLTKTDATHPIGVQELGKMMPQNHLPIVGIGGIGLSVLPELVHIGIDGIAVISLLTGSNHPDTVAKTVLDTFKAH
- a CDS encoding potassium transporter Kup is translated as MNQAHNRSFNKATTAGFIIALGIVYGDIGTSPLYTMQSIVESQGGLENISKSFIVGVISLIIWTLTLITTIKYVLVALRADNNHEGGIFSLFTLVRKYAKWLIIPAMIGGATLLSDGALTPAVTVTSAVEGLRAIPAFQDVFKGQQTPIIIITLIILAILFLIQRFGTAIVGRVFGPVMFAWFSFLGVTGLINLFNDFSILQAINPYWAIHLLFSPENKSGVFILGSVFLATTGAEALYSDLGHVGRGNIYVSWPFVKVCIILSYCGQAAWLLKNRGESLGDVNPFFAVLPHHIMIFAVILATFAAIIASQALISGSFTLVSEAIRLKILPMLKIYYPGQTLGQLYIPGVNLALWMASSFIVLYFRTSAHMEAAYGLAITVTMLMTTILLTFYLSHQLARRSIAILFFVSFVLIEGMFFIASAVKFLHGGYVVVIFAVMILFVMSIWHKANEIVFKYIKSLNINDYKQQIKSLRDDESYDLYQTNVVYLTNRMDGEMIDRSILYSILDKRPKRAEVYWFVHVNVTDEPWTAEYEVDMLDTDYIVKVNLYLGFRQRQEVPRYLRTIVTNLMKSGRLPEQNQKYSITKGRRVGDFRFVVIEERMTNARQMSDFDRFVLRTKSTIKNVTASPVRWFGLQFSEVSIEKVPLVLSDVRNLEIIERIIPQVPEND
- a CDS encoding potassium transporter Kup, producing the protein MSHPRNKSFNKASAAGFIIALGIVYGDIGTSPLYAMQAIVRGQGGLENISQNFVLGAVSLVIWTLTMITTVKYVLVALKADNHHEGGIFSLFTLVHRMRKWLVIPAMIGGATLLADGALTPAVTVTSAIEGLRGVPSLTHIYSDQTAVIITTMIILAFLFLIQRFGTSLVGRLFGPIMLLWFGFLGVSGLLNSFLDLSILKAVNPYYAIHLLLSPENKAGFFILGSIFLVTTGAEALYSDLGHVGRGNIYFSWPFVKVCIILSYCGQGAWLLAHRGESYEQLNPFFAILPQPLVVYAVILATLAAIIASQALISGSFTLVSEAIRLKLLPLLKIYYPGQTLGQLYIPAINLALWVTTSFFVLYFRTSEHMEAAYSLAITITMLMTTTLLTYFLIQKGIPKIAVALVAVVLFVIEGSFFAASLVQFIHGAYIVVLIALLIIFVMFIWSKSHKIVLKYIKSLNINDYKKQLNTLRHDESYDLYQTNVVYLTSRMDHEWIDRSILYSILDKRPKRAEVYWFVNVKVTDEPYTSEYKVDMLGTDFIVRVNLYLGFRMRQEVPRYLRTIVTDLMESGRLPQQHQHYSITPGRKVGDFRFVVVEEKLMNARQMPGFERFVLQTKAQIKKITASPVRWFGLQFSEVTVETVPLVLSDVRNLEIHERLEQTETEPTQ
- a CDS encoding DUF3042 family protein — its product is MHNKSFITGFVAGKAFTLIALTAGALCIKSQVINPIKEKKQMIDNGRKRAARKRIAP
- a CDS encoding DUF3042 family protein, translated to MNKLLKGYLIGKAIEITIAGTTLLVAKHKGYLPEMSQVSADIPNMERHKKAIRKRLAR
- a CDS encoding YitT family protein: MTITGVKIDKKFMKDLFILIMGVGLYVLSVQMFVIPNFLASNGVAGVSVLMDFVFGVNPALTFFLVNIPLFLFGWRLLAPRVLLLSIPGALSMSLWLLLYEALGVSGIEFSHIIFAGISDGILSGIGAGLVIISEGTFGGSILLSRILEEQWNFKIDKVLFMVDVVVLGLSLLTYLALPNFAVTLLSCYIFSKVTLIVGRPEYRKGLVLKGKKVYKKVFAA